A window of Danaus plexippus chromosome 12, MEX_DaPlex, whole genome shotgun sequence contains these coding sequences:
- the LOC116772342 gene encoding zinc finger homeobox protein 3 isoform X2 — protein sequence MPTPLQPGGPASGPPPERKRRRKRDDPQSSAALEPDEDDGEMSPEEEPRNTPAAPAAPTPAPSSAPAPTSPPAAPDAVDLTSRRDSPPLSSDVEHFDGKIVYNPDGSAYIIEDPEISEGETSLPDLPKIEPGCIVDSRESNITERQLEFPQIASAFYVSRNPSLYGALYGRLAAERARARPDAPVMHSYRVFSFRGGKDAPRSSSPVPECPVSVPVKPILMCFICKLSFGYAKSFVAHAQSDHSLSLLDSERDALSRENASAIIQCVGKDKEALVSFLEPLGSAAPRASVSGSPANISELSSPSIDKLQDNMTTERENDLSLPNGSCDDRRPSPPTWRPPRSLAESLMPQHSMISVAHPHTINASIQSRASPNSSPPFQAAPPAFLSGTTIGVCPDHLGGRPSGADCPKCELILNSGRLGGPLAGMHSRNSCKTLKCPKCNWHYKYQETLEIHMKEKHPEAETSCIYCIAGQPHPRLARGETYTCGYKPYRCEVCNYSTTTKGNLSIHMQSDKHLNNMQELQNGGNPGEGNLPPAQHTPPGAHKPPLPHHSPLGQKPKPTFRCDVCNYETNVARNLRIHMTSEKHTHNMLVLQQNVKHMQTLSALHHRQQSQQQLENLLHFHGGDAPPPNPEAALADMAYNQALMIQLMTGGPGPSPPELGAHLDVGLNPEAMEPPPEPADPEPERTFHCCICNCFSTDSLEALGHHLAQDRTKIREQEILALVAGHYVCKLCTYKTNLKANFQLHCKTDKHLQRLQHVNHVKEGGPRNEWKLKFCGGVGTGGAGVGGVQVRCCACDYYTNSAHKLQLHAAGARHEAAALLLRHLRECASRIPRERPRVYRCALCGFNAPHRLPLLQHVRSVKHLQMEQIHQLQRRSEGKDPTPDVAELFQVIPQPPELPYDQQDNDVKEPVDQKPELTQEQKMMRFLEQHQQQQHLQQQQTQPIQQQSQQTVIDKEEEQDVSGQHTCPYCNFSCGSESKLTVHVNSVHGDTARHFICPLCQDAFKDRPSLERHVMQIHSVNSEGLQRLLLLVDQSHWLNGGTQPQRDESRQNEENEREISSPRSEGSVDGETERCLTCNRTFRNVDELCQHQNESGHLELKQTPQGPGYVCWKKGCNRYFDSAHALQNHFREAHARNSIANMSVSEKHVYKYRCNQCSLAFKTVEKLQLHSQYHVIRDATKCVLCGRSFRSILALQKHVETSHPELSEEELNAFKRSLASNPLLQSNQGVALDATTVDLLRKESLRTPEDELGEIEDRDSSATAADESGHNDAENSDDSIIYKDQQFLEDYLNSQAMAEDSYNDPNRKYKCHRCKVAFTRQSYLTAHNKTLLHRKGEKLTYPMEKYLDPNRPFKCDVCKESFTQKNILLVHYNSVSHLHKLKRAMQEQQNNNNPPVSPSAGTAPSNLTLTPKSTSSEEDDRKRYKCNICKVAYTQGSTLDIHMRSVLHQTRAGKLQELAAAGHVDLSRPLVEQPDRNDPAKILQDVLSPKNTSPSSTSSGGPRSSPPARPGSPRSPRTGSASCERCHASFPTGELLDAHRATSCPFGDARAHSPLGDAEAAALDEMVAKGNPPKRNSQMYKQLLETFGFDLVMQYNENQRRKLQEEREMARVPSPPPPPPEEKPPDGEIKSTCQHCNKEFSSVFVLKTHCEEVHKDKVPLEFLEQFAEQFKSEYERKSGAPNSPRAASPAPQGDRSPSPRGDNSSNFNDSANGQGEAQAGALLAAQMQEMQAALNMIQLQQLGQLHPMMAQMLSLGLPLGLNMSALAAMNLQPPLVSLMLPPPPFDAMPFSHDAQLKQQQLLQQQQQANAAAGQKRARTRITDEQLKILRSHFDINNSPSDEAIAKMAKQSGLATKVIKHWFRNTLFKERQRNKDSPYNFNNPPSTTLNLEEYEKTGEAKVTPLDSSASSDEGKPPPEKKAKTEDMTALNMSHQHEVKSEPNDEPTMEEKYNSYDDRHQEDRSFNFPQVPQSPALSTAEVVQNMSRPQTPTHISLNSLIQSQLDSIPATSIPQPPHPSMLPPKLNPNFTSPNSAPPNVLPLTPNRSLSPGRVPADFGLSGGNSNGSNSSGSSGKRANRTRFTDYQIKVLQEFFENNAYPKDDDLEYLSKLLGLSPRVIVVWFQNARQKARKVYENQPAADPPAGSMDDANRFQRTPGLNYQCKKCQLVFQRYYELIRHQKTHCFKEEDAKRSAQAQAAAAQVAATLSSEDSNSSTVEHHVPHVPVSPAPPRTPTPAAPNYPVSPAPTTPHTPVTPLTHQPREEKDGNFQCDKCNLVFPRFDLWREHQLVHIMNPNLFPSYPPDSPFGILQQHAQLQQLNASLTNDESRHPLVAALNQQVAKRKFDEFEESETGEQPKDKRLRTTILPEQLDYLYQKYQIESNPSRKMLENIAREVGLKKRVVQVWFQNTRARERKGQFRAHAQVINKRCPFCPALFKVKSALESHLSTKHADQCARGEINVDALPDEELSTESTPSFGSQQSDRQQNFSQAGAPMLPPIFPPFHSDMEKFIKQYSEESMKRYVSELQAHAAAQQNGNSNEISEQREHGKSEIPLDLSKPVDLSRPGSDADERSDTASETMEFYEEDEPTSPIAGQQHTPRPPGKRFRTQMSSVQVKIMKSLFSDYKTPTMAECEALGREIGLPKRVVQVWFQNARAKEKKARLAAGLAEVSDAQPPEECRVCDFKYSHKYSVQDHVFTRGHIAAVRARLESSAGSGEDSTLALMQMAARLESGLGGELHNAFLRPQLAGNGECTT from the exons ATGCCTACGCCGCTGCAGCCCGGCGGCCCCGCTAGCGGCCCGCCTCCGGAGCGTAAGCGGCGCCGCAAACGCGACGACCCACAAAGTTCCGCCGCCCTTGAACCTGACGAAGACGACGGCGAAATGAGCCCTGAGGAAGAGCCGCGCAATACTCCCGCTGCTCCTGCAGCACCCACACCCGCGCCATCGTCTGCGCCTGCACCTACATCACCTCCTGCCGCACCAGACGCAGTTGATCTTACTTCACGTCGAGATTCACCACCACTATCGTCTGATGTAGAACATTTTGATGGTAAAATCGTTTACAATCCTGATGGATCTGCATACATTATCGAGGACCCAGAAATATCAGAAGGTGAAACGAGTCTTCCTGACTTACCTAAAATAGAACCCGGTTGCATAGTGGATAGCAGAGAAAGCAATATCACAGAGAGGCAGCTTGAGTTTCCACAAATTGCAAGTGCATTCTACGTGTCCAGAAATCCTTCCTTGTACGGTGCTTTGTACGGAAGATTAGCAGCTGAAAGAGCGCGCGCAAGGCCGGATGCTCCGGTTATGCATAGTTACAGAGTGTTCAGTTTTCGTGGAGGAAAAGACGCTCCTAGATCTTCATCTCCAGTGCCAGAATGCCCTGTTAGTGTGCCGGTTAAACCGATTCTtatgtgttttatatgtaaattgagTTTTGGTTATGCCAAATCTTTTGTGGCACATGCCCAATCGGATCACAGTTTATCACTGCTTGATTCCGAAAGAGACGCTTTATCAAGAGAAAACGCTTCAGCGATTATCCAGTGTGTAGGAAAAGACAAAGAAGCTTTGGTATCATTTTTAGAACCTCTAGGTTCGGCTGCGCCACGAGCTTCTGTTTCTGGGAGCCCTGCAAATATATCTGAATTATCAAGTCCTTCTATTGACAAGTTACAAGATAACATGACTACAGAAAGAGAAAATGATTTATCGTTACCCAATGGCTCGTGTGATGACAGACGGCCAAGTCCACCTACCTGGAGGCCGCCAAGATCATTGGCTGAATCATTGATGCCACAACATTCCATGATCTCAGTTGCTCATCCACATACTATAAACGCTTCAATACAATCACGTGCTAGCCCTAACTCTTCGCCACCTTTTCAAGCTGCACCCCCAGCTTTTCTGTCTGGAACAACGATAGGAGTATGTCCTGACCATCTAGGAGGACGACCATCTGGTGCAGATTGTCCAAAATGTGAGCTTATCTTAAATTCTGGAAGGTTAGGTGGTCCATTAGCAGGAATGCATAGCAGAAATTCTTGTAAAACCCTAAAATGTCCAAAATGTAACTGGCATTACAAGTATCAAGAAACGCtagaaatacatatgaaagaaaaacatcCAGAAGCAGAAACAAgctgtatttattgtattgctGGTCAGCCTCATCCACGATTAGCACGGGGAGAAACTTATACATGTGGATACAAACCATACAGATGTGAAGTCTGTAACTACTCTACTACTACAAAAGGAAACCTGAGCATACATATGCAATcagataaacatttaaataatatgcaaGAGTTACAAAATGGAGGCAACCCTGGAGAAGGAAATTTACCACCAGCCCAACATACACCACCAGGTGCCCATAAGCCTCCACTGCCACATCATTCGCCATTGGGACAAAAACCAAAACCGACATTTAGGTGTGACGTATGtaactatgaaacaaacgttgcacgaaatttaagaatacataTGACATCCGAAAAGCATACACATAACATGCTTGTACTAcaacaaaatgtaaaacacATGCAAACGCTATCTGCTTTACATCACAGGCAACAGAGTCAGCAACAGCTGGAGAACTTGTTACATTTTCATGGCGGTGATGCGCCTCCACCAAATCCTGAGGCAGCTTTAGCTGATATGGCATACAATCAAGCCCTTATGATTCAACTAATGACTGGTGGACCTGGGCCTTCGCCCCCAGAATTAGGTGCCCATCTTGACGTTGGGTTGAATCCAGAGGCCATGGAACCTCCACCAGAGCCGGCAGATCCAGAACCTGAAAGAACATTTCACTGTTGTATTTGCAATTGTTTTTCAACCGATTCTTTAGAAGCCCTGGGCCATCATTTAGCTCAAGATCGCACAAAAATCAGAGAACAAGAAATATTGGCCCTAGTTGCTGGACATTACGTATGTAAATTATGCACATACAAAACTAATTTGAAAGCAAACTTCCAATTGCATTGCAAGACAGACAAGCATCTTCAAAGGCTACAGCATGTGAACCATGTGAAAGAAGGTGGACCCCGAAATGAATGGAAACTGAAGTTTTGTGGTGGAGTCGGTACTGGAGGAGCTGGAGTAGGTGGTGTTCAAGTCAGATGTTGTGCTTGTGATTATTACACAAATTCTGctcataaattacaattacatgCCGCTGGAGCTAGACACGAAGCAGCTGCATTGTTATTACGTCATCTTAGAGAATGCGCTTCAAGAATACCCCGTGAACGTCCTCGTGTATATCGTTGTGCACTTTGTGGGTTCAATGCTCCCCACAGACTACCACTTCTACAACACGTGCGTTCTGTGAAACATTTACAAATGGAACAAATTCATCAACTTCAACGTCGCTCCGAGGGCAAAGATCCAACTCCTGATGTAGCTGAACTCTTCCAAGTTATTCCTCAACCTCCAGAGCTGCCCTACGATCAACAAGATAATG ATGTTAAGGAGCCAGTTGACCAAAAGCCGGAACTGACACAAGAACAGAAAATGATGCGATTTTTAGAACAACACCAACAACAGCAGCACCTGCAGCAGCAACAAACACAGCCTATACAACAACAATCTCAACAGACTGTTATCGATAAAGAAGAAGAACAAGATGTTTCAGGTCAACATACCTGTCCTTACTGCAATTTTAGCTGTGGAAGCGAAAGTAAACTAACTGTCCATGTTAATTCTGTACATGGTGATACTGCACGTCATTTTATTTGCCCACTGTGTCAAGATGCATTTAAAGACAGACCATCTCTCGAGAGGCATGTAATGCAAATCCACTCTGTAAACTCGGAAGGATTACAACGTCTTCTATTACTGGTTGACCAAAGTCATTGGCTTAATGGTGGAACGCAACCACAGAGAGACGAATCGCGACAGAATGAAGAAAATGAAAGAGAAATTTCATCGCCTCGCTCTGAAGGGAGCGTAGACGGAGAAACTGAACGATGTTTAACATGTAATCGCACATTCCGCAACGTCGATGAATTGTGTCAACATCAGAACGAATCTGGCCACCTAGAATTGAAACAAACTCCCCAAGGTCCGGGATATGTATGTTGGAAAAAGGGATGCAACAGATATTTTGATTCTGCTCATGCATTACAAAATCACTTTAGAGAAGCTCATGCACGTAATTCAATTGCAAACATGTCAGTATCGgaaaaacatgtatataaatatcgcTGCAATCAGTGTAGCTTGGCCTTTAAAACGGTAGAAAAGCTGCAATTACATTCCCAGTACCATGTCATTCGTGATGCTACTAAATGTGTTTTGTGTGGGCGGAGTTTTAGATCCATTTTAGCTCTTCAAAAACATGTTGAGACTTCGCACCCTGAACTTTCAGAGGAGGAATTAAATGCTTTCAAGCGTAGTCTAGCTTCAAATCCATTATTACAAAGTAACCAAGGAGTTGCTTTAGACGCCACCACTGTAGATTTGTTACGTAAGGAGTCACTCAGAACCCCAGAAGATGAGCTTGGTGAAATCGAAGACAGGGATTCAAGTGCTACTGCTGCTGATGAATCTGGCCACAATGACGCCGAAAACTCAGatgattcaattatttataaagaccaACAATTTCTTGAAGACTACCTTAATTCTCAAGCGATGGCTGAAGATTCTTATAATGATcctaacagaaaatataaatgtcatcgCTGCAAAGTTGCTTTTACTCGACAATCCTATTTGACTGCTCATAATAAGACCCTTCTGCATAGAAAAGGCGAAAAATTAACCTACCCTATGGAGAAATATCTTGACCCTAACAGACCCTTTAAATGTGACGTATGTAAAGAATCTTTTactcagaaaaatatattacttgttCATTATAACAGTGTGAGCCATTTGCATAAACTCAAGCGCGCTATGCAAgagcaacaaaataataataatcctCCAGTTTCGCCAAGCGCAGGTACAGCGCCCTCGAATTTAACTTTAACACCTAAAAGTACCTCCAGCGAAGAAGACGATCGTAAAcgatataaatgtaacatatGCAAAGTTGCATACACCCAAGGCAGCACCCTAGATATACACATGAGATCGGTATTACATCAAACTCGAGCTGGCAAACTACAAGAGTTAGCAGCCGCTGGTCACGTGGACTTATCTCGGCCCTTAGTAGAACAACCGGACAGAAACGACCCCgctaaaattttacaagacGTTTTGTCGCCAAAAAATACATCCCCTTCATCTACTAGCAGCGGGGGGCCTCGCTCTTCACCCCCCGCACGCCCAGGTAGTCCGCGATCCCCTCGCACAGGTAGCGCCTCGTGCGAGCGTTGCCACGCGTCATTCCCAACTGGGGAGTTACTCGACGCACACCGTGCAACCTCATGCCCGTTTGGAGATGCGCGGGCTCATTCGCCGCTCGGTGACGCAGAGGCAGCCGCTTTAGACGAGATGGTAGCCAAGGGCAATCCGCCCAAACGAAACTCACAAATGTATAAGCAACTCTTAGAAACATTTGGATTCGACCTCGTGATGCAGTATAATGAAAATCAGCGGCGCAAATTGCAAGAGGAACGTGAAATGGCACGTGTACCTAGTCCTCCCCCTCCCCCTCCGGAAGAGAAACCTCCCGATGGAGAGATAAAATCGACGTGTCAACATTGTAACAAGGAGTTTTCTagtgtgtttgttttaaagactCATTGTGAAGAAGTGCATAAGGACAAAGTACCACTTGAATTTCTAGAACAGTTCGCAGAACAGTTTAAATCAGAATATGAAAGGAAATCTGGTGCACCGAACTCACCACGTGCTGCCTCCCCAGCACCTCAAGGCGACCGGTCACCATCACCTCGCGGTGATAACAGTAGCAACTTCAACGATAGTGCTAATGGTCAGGGTGAGGCTCAAGCCGGTGCCTTATTGGCAGCTCAAATGCAAGAAATGCAGGCTGCCTTAAATATGATACAGCTACAGCAACTCGGTCAACTTCATCCTATGATGGCTCAAATGTTATCCCTGGGTCTTCCACTGGGCTTGAACATGAGTGCTTTGGCTGCTATGAACCTGCAGCCTCCACTGGTTTCCCTGATGCTTCCTCCGCCACCCTTCGACGCCATGCCTTTTTCACACGATGCTCAATTAAAACAACAGCAGCTGTTGCAGCAACAGCAGCAG GCAAATGCTGCAGCTGGTCAAAAACGCGCTCGTACTCGTATTACTGACGagcaattgaaaattttacgcTCTCACTTTGACATCAACAACTCACCAAGTGATGAAGCTATTGCTAAAATGGCCAAACAATCTGGACTTGCTACTAAGGTTATCAAGCATTGGTTCAGAAACACTCTGTTTAAAGAACGTCAACGTAATAAAGATTCACCATACAACTTCAATAATCCACCGTCAACGACACTTAATCTAGAAGAATATGAAAAGACTGGGGAAGCTAAAGTGACTCCTTTAGATTCCTCGGCCAGCTCTGATGAAGGAAAACCACCGCctgaaaaaaaagcaaaaactGAAGACATGACTGCTTTGAACATGAGTCATCAACATGAAGTAAAATCCGAACCAAATGATGAACCTACTATGGAAGAGAAATACAACTCATATGATGATCGCCATCAAGAAGAtagaagttttaattttcctcAAGTTCCTCAGAGCCCAGCATTAAGTACAGCTGAAGTTGTACAAAATATGTCACGACCGCAGACACCTACACATATATCATTGAATTCTTTGATTCAATCGCAACTTGACTCTATACCGGCAACAAGCATACCCCAGCCACCTCATCCATCTATGCTACCACCGAAGTTGAATCCGAATTTCACGTCCCCAAACTCCGCGCCCCCGAACGTCCTACCTTTGACCCCAAATCGCAGCCTAAGCCCTGGCAGGGTTCCGGCCGATTTCGGACTTTCCGGGGGCAACTCGAATGGATCCAACAGCTCGGGGTCTTCTGGCAAACGCGCCAACAGAACTAGATTTACTGACTACCAAATCAAAGTTTTACaagaattttttgaaaataacgcATACCCAAAGGATGATGACCTAGAATACCTGTCAAAACTACTAGGATTAAGTCCTAGGGTAATCGTAGTATGGTTTCAAAACGCACGTCAAAAAGCTAGAAAGGTATACGAAAACCAGCCCGCAGCCGATCCACCAGCTGGATCAATGGATGACGCTAATAGATTTCAAAGAACACCTGGCTTGAACTACCAATGTAAGAAGTGCCAACTTGTATTTCAGAGATATTATGAACTAATAAGACATCAAAAGACTCATTGTTTTAAGGAAGAGGATGCGAAACGATCAGCGCAGGCGCAGGCGGCTGCTGCTCAAGTGGCTGCTACCCTTAGCAGCGAAGACTCTAATTCAAGTACCGTAGAACACCACGTTCCGCATGTGCCAGTATCACCGGCACCACCTCGAACTCCTACGCCTGCAGCCCCAAATTATCCAGTATCCCCGGCCCCTACAACTCCTCACACACCTGTCACTCCTCTCACTCACCAACCGAGAGAAGAAAAAGATGGAAATTTTCAGTGTGATAAATGTAACTTAGTCTTCCCACGATTCGATCTTTGGCGGGAACATCAATTAGTTCATATTATGAACCCTAATTTATTTCCTTCCTATCCACCAGATTCCCCTTTTGGAATCTTACAACAACATGCTCAGCTACAACAACTCAATGCTTCACTCACGAATGATGAATCACGCCATCCTCTGGTAGCAGCACTCAACCAACAAGTAGCGAAGAGAAAATTTGATGAATTTGAAGAATCTGAAACTGGTGAACAACCAAAAGATAAGCGACTTAGGACCACCATACTACCTGAACAATTGGATTATCTCTATCAGAAGTACCAAATAGAATCCAATCCATCACGAAAAATGTTAGAAAATATTGCTCGTGAAgttggattaaaaaaaagagtGGTACAAGTTTGGTTCCAAAATACGCGAGCAAGAGAAAGAAAAGGGCAATTTCGGGCTCATGcacaagtaataaataagcGTTGTCCATTTTGTCCGGCTCTATTCAAAGTTAAGAGTGCTTTAGAAAGCCATTTAAGCACTAAACACGCCGACCAGTGCGCACGAGGGGAAATCAACGTTGACGCTCTACCGGACGAAGAACTTAGTACAGAGTCAACACCAAGTTTTGGTTCGCAACAAAGTGATAGACAGCAAAATTTTTCCCAAGCGGGGGCTCCCATGTTGCCCCCTATTTTTCCACCTTTTCACTCAGACATGGAGAAGTTTATCAAACAGTACAGTGAAGAATCAATGAAACGATATGTCAGTGAGCTTCAAGCACACGCAGCAGCTCAACAGAATGGTAATAGTAATGAAATCTCTGAGCAACGTGAACATGGAAAATCGGAAATACCACTAGATCTAAGTAAACCCGTCGACTTATCACGTCCAGGATCAGATGCTGATGAACGATCTGATACCGCATCCGAAACTATGGAGTTTTATGAGGAAGATGAACCTACGTCACCTATAGCCGGTCAACAGCATACGCCGAGACCTCCTGGTAAACGATTTCGTACTCAAATGTCTTCAGTTCAAgtcaaaataatgaaatcattatttaGCGACTATAAAACTCCTACAATGGCCGAGTGCGAAGCACTTGGTCGAGAAATCGGCTTACCAAAGCGAGTAGTTCAAGTATGGTTCCAAAATGCTAGAGCCAAGGAGAAGAAAGCGCGTCTTGCAGCAGGATTAGCTGAAGTATCTGATGCGCAACCACCAGAAGAATGTCGAGTATGTGACTTTAAATACAGTCATAAGTATTCGGTACAGGACCACGTGTTCACACGAGGGCACATCGCTGCGGTGCGCGCTCGATTAGAGAGCAGCGCAGGCAGCGGAGAGGACAGCACGCTTGCGTTAATGCAGATGGCGGCGCGACTGGAGAGCGGCCTTGGGGGCGAGCTGCATAACGCATTTCTGCGGCCACAACTCGCCGGCAACGGTGAGTGTACAACTTGA